Part of the Tolypothrix sp. PCC 7910 genome, ATTACCCATTCTCCATTACCCATTCCCCTCTAACATTGACTTTGTAATTAACTATTCACTGACTATGCCAAACCTGAAAGATGATGATAACGCTCTGCGTGAAGTGTTAATTCAAGCAAAAGCGATCGCAGTCGTTGGTCATTCTGATAAACCTAATCGTATCAGTTATCAAATCGCCCAATTTTTGCAGCGCGCAGGTTACACAGTCTATCCCGTCAACCCATTAGTTACAGAAATTGATGGACAGCCTTGCTATCCTTCCCTCAGCGAAATTCCCGCGAGTGTAGATATTGTGAATATCTTTCGGCGTGCTGAGTATCTGCCAGAAATTATCGAAGAAGCGATCGCAATTAATGCCCCAACCGTTTGGGCACAACAAGGTATTTGGAACCAAGCAGCCGCCCAAACTGCCTTAAATGCTGGGCTGAATGTCATTATGGATGCCTGTATCAAAATTGAGTATTTGCGTTTGGGTGTTGGGTAATAGGGATTGGGGGCTGGGGACTGGGGATAGGGGCGATGAGGGGAAAGAACAAACACTCAATTACCAATTACCAATTACCAATTACCAATTACCAATTACCTATTACCAATTACCTATTACCAATTACCTATTACCAATCCCCAATGCCCCATGCCCCATGCCCATAATAAATAAGAGAAATCTGGAATCACATTAGACTGTGTTGTAACCAATACATAACTGACCAAAAAAAGTGGAAGGATGAATAGTTTGCCACTTCTAAGCCCATAGTTTACATTTCATCCTTTAGCCAACTTTTATTAATTAGAGGTTTCTGCAATGATTATTGATTTATTGAGCCGCAAACAGACTCACTTTGTCTTGTGGCGTGCCAATTATCGAGAAACAACGCCCACTCTCTACATTGGCAGCAATAGTCCCCAAAATCCCAGTCAAATAATTAAAGTCGGGGAATTTCCGCTTCATCAATCGCCTGATTTTCCTGAATTGTGGGAAGTTTCACCACAAGAGTGTGGTCTAAAAGAAGGACAAGTCTATTTTTATTGGTTTAAAGTCCGCAATACAGACCCTTATGATGCCGCCAATGCAAACCAAATTCTCTATTGTACCGATCCCACAGCTACAACTGTAGACCGCCGCAAATCTGCACCTACGCCATCAGAACCAGGTGGAGTTGCAAGTTTTGACCCTGCAAGTGTAGTGCTTTATCAAAATGGCACACTGATTCCTTGCGATCCCGACGGTCAAACCGTCGATTGGGAAGGTGATACATCTTTAGATAAGTTACCAACTAATAACCGTTTGGTAATTTATGAATTACCTACCCGTTGGGCGAAGATTGGTGCAAATGGAGCGATTGAAGCGGGAACTGGTACATTTAGAGATGTTTTAGCGTTGTTAATTGCCGAAGCAATTGCTCCCACATTTCCTGCATTACGTACTTTAAACAATCGTGCCCATATGGTAGAACTAGGAGTCAATGCCCTAGAACTTCTACCCCCAGAAGATAGTGATGATAATTTAGAGTGGGGTTACGGTACA contains:
- a CDS encoding CoA-binding protein; its protein translation is MPNLKDDDNALREVLIQAKAIAVVGHSDKPNRISYQIAQFLQRAGYTVYPVNPLVTEIDGQPCYPSLSEIPASVDIVNIFRRAEYLPEIIEEAIAINAPTVWAQQGIWNQAAAQTALNAGLNVIMDACIKIEYLRLGVG